A window from Nitrososphaerales archaeon encodes these proteins:
- a CDS encoding UPF0147 family protein — translation MSSKKRKENLEKLARAISTLQTITDNVNVPRNIRKIVKESIMVLQDEKLSPAVRAANAISMLDEIAQDPNMPSFTRVTLWSAVSTLEGIKE, via the coding sequence TTGTCTTCAAAGAAGCGGAAGGAAAATTTAGAAAAACTTGCGCGCGCCATTAGCACCCTTCAAACTATTACGGATAATGTTAATGTACCGAGAAATATTAGAAAGATCGTTAAAGAGTCTATTATGGTATTACAGGATGAAAAGTTGAGCCCCGCCGTTCGTGCAGCGAATGCTATTAGCATGCTCGATGAAATCGCTCAGGATCCAAATATGCCTTCATTTACACGTGTCACCCTCTGGTCTGCCGTATCGACATTAGAAGGTATTAAAGAGTAA
- a CDS encoding DUF763 domain-containing protein codes for MKKSGYVILPLHYGHAPQWLISRMKRLADEIMRIINEEYGPNEILLRISDPYWFQAFGCVLGFDWHSSGLTTVVTGVLRDVLNFERHGVMMAGGKGRASKNTPNEIDKIGEVLGLTTDKIERLKYASRMCAKVDTAAIQAGYPIYHHAFFISETGDWAVVQQGLCEADKTARRYHWHSKNVDNFVVEPHDAIVGDCVRPRVLNMTAREAEDNRKLCVDLVRGNPHNLISSIRRLSAGRSSLDRWLNSSESFLSEEYEAFMMPRNLNWDLFKRLYDYQPTDYEEFIAFRGVGPATVRALALVSELIYGKKASWRDPVKFSFAHGGKDGVPFPVNRKIMDESIRFLKDLIDSSEIKREEKISAFKRLNLLVERWALQ; via the coding sequence TTGAAGAAGAGCGGTTATGTCATTCTACCTTTACATTACGGCCATGCACCACAATGGCTCATTTCACGTATGAAACGTTTGGCCGATGAAATCATGCGAATAATAAATGAAGAATATGGGCCGAATGAGATTCTTCTACGCATTTCAGATCCATATTGGTTTCAGGCCTTTGGTTGTGTACTCGGTTTTGATTGGCATTCTTCAGGCTTGACTACCGTGGTGACTGGGGTATTAAGAGATGTGTTAAACTTTGAAAGACATGGTGTGATGATGGCTGGTGGTAAAGGCCGTGCTTCTAAGAATACTCCAAATGAGATCGATAAGATCGGTGAAGTTCTTGGGCTCACTACAGATAAGATAGAGCGATTGAAGTATGCGAGTAGAATGTGTGCCAAAGTCGATACAGCCGCTATACAGGCGGGCTATCCGATCTATCACCACGCATTCTTCATATCTGAGACTGGAGACTGGGCTGTGGTTCAACAGGGGTTGTGTGAAGCTGATAAGACAGCGAGGAGGTACCATTGGCATTCGAAGAATGTCGATAACTTTGTCGTCGAACCTCACGATGCAATCGTAGGCGATTGTGTAAGGCCTAGAGTTTTAAATATGACCGCTAGAGAGGCTGAAGATAATCGTAAGTTATGTGTAGATCTGGTAAGAGGGAATCCGCATAATCTCATATCATCTATTAGAAGGCTGAGTGCCGGTAGATCGAGCCTCGATCGATGGCTAAATAGCAGTGAATCCTTTCTATCTGAAGAATACGAGGCTTTCATGATGCCTAGAAATCTCAACTGGGATCTATTTAAAAGATTGTACGATTACCAACCGACCGATTACGAAGAGTTCATCGCATTTAGAGGCGTGGGTCCAGCGACTGTAAGGGCTCTAGCCTTAGTATCTGAATTGATCTATGGAAAGAAGGCGAGTTGGCGTGATCCAGTAAAATTCAGCTTCGCCCACGGTGGTAAGGATGGTGTTCCATTTCCCGTAAATAGGAAGATTATGGATGAAAGTATTAGGTTTCTTAAAGATCTGATAGATTCTTCGGAGATAAAGAGAGAAGAGAAGATTTCTGCCTTTAAAAGGCTCAACCTCTTGGTAGAACGATGGGCTTTACAATGA
- the twy1 gene encoding 4-demethylwyosine synthase TYW1 translates to MLSRLITLEPEIEERLRRAHYGIYKHGAVEICKWTKDSIKDRGECYKGKFYGIDTHRCMQFTPMAVWCQHNCIFCWRPINFFKMEEVNEDMVLEPKELIDGLMKERLRLLSGFGGDESVNKMKLKEALVPTHYAISLSGEPTIYPKLPELIQYLHRSRQTKSIFLVTNGQEPSMLRRLQKENSLPTQLYLSMNASDKRQFIKIHLPKYKDCWERFLESLNVIREIDTRTVIRLTLIRGYNTDEDCILKFSKLIEAGNPHFLEVKSYMHIGSSIQRLDHNHMLSFNEVYEYSKRFTSLLSNFKIIDEDRASRIVLLQNMERYVDAKIIKDKKN, encoded by the coding sequence ATGTTATCAAGATTAATAACTCTAGAGCCTGAAATTGAAGAGAGGTTAAGGAGAGCACACTATGGTATTTATAAGCATGGTGCTGTGGAGATCTGTAAATGGACAAAAGACTCTATAAAGGATAGAGGAGAGTGTTACAAGGGTAAATTTTATGGTATAGATACTCATCGTTGTATGCAATTTACACCTATGGCGGTATGGTGCCAACACAACTGCATCTTCTGTTGGCGCCCGATCAACTTCTTCAAGATGGAAGAGGTCAATGAAGATATGGTTTTGGAGCCGAAGGAACTTATCGATGGTTTGATGAAAGAGAGGTTAAGATTGCTTTCAGGCTTTGGTGGTGATGAATCTGTGAATAAAATGAAGTTGAAAGAGGCGCTTGTACCCACTCACTACGCGATTTCGCTTTCTGGTGAACCTACCATCTATCCAAAATTGCCCGAACTCATTCAATACCTGCATCGATCAAGGCAGACAAAATCGATATTTTTAGTTACGAATGGACAGGAACCAAGTATGCTTCGAAGGTTACAAAAAGAGAATTCTTTACCGACACAACTTTATCTATCGATGAATGCTTCAGATAAGAGGCAGTTCATAAAGATCCATCTACCTAAGTATAAGGATTGTTGGGAAAGGTTTCTTGAAAGTTTGAATGTAATTCGAGAGATCGATACCCGTACCGTGATTCGATTGACTTTGATTAGAGGTTACAATACCGATGAAGATTGCATCCTTAAGTTCTCAAAACTCATAGAAGCTGGCAATCCTCACTTTTTAGAGGTAAAGTCATATATGCATATAGGTTCATCCATACAGCGCCTTGACCATAATCATATGCTCAGCTTTAACGAAGTCTATGAATATAGTAAGAGGTTCACCTCCCTCTTATCTAACTTTAAGATCATTGATGAGGATAGAGCTTCACGTATAGTGTTATTACAAAACATGGAGCGTTATGTCGATGCCAAAATAATTAAGGATAAGAAAAATTAG
- a CDS encoding restriction endonuclease has translation MNGAASIKGTLLEDAVANLFRNWGFDTEVRCRLKDRFDVSHEIDVLASKTEVFGTIKIAIECKNVKSPIDIKELRNFHDKLRSLGLTKGIFVSTGGFTSEAKSHAKALGIELWDLETLQRKLEEVRIQGDKVDNALEIKISKHEISNLQHLLNPKELHLAELKLEFYPYYFVSYDCFSQHKLSGNIVNIESRGIVVIDAIFSNIVDSIAEGVQPFLPRGIGIADLSKLEPRSLSVTDLKKEYDFDHVIIDRPKLTPFDARRLAQRELVKNLRFEYKHARGVKVLTPLVKDTQILDCRIINIPMISASFRAKERIYRRIVQGASKKEVLDESKFCSICKLPSMAVCEGCGSIVCRKHWRRCESCGKNLCSECVILKGLILKKYYCKTCKNP, from the coding sequence TTGAACGGTGCAGCATCGATAAAGGGCACCCTTTTGGAGGATGCTGTAGCGAACCTCTTTCGCAATTGGGGTTTTGATACGGAGGTTAGATGTAGACTTAAGGATAGATTCGATGTATCACATGAGATCGATGTATTGGCATCGAAGACTGAAGTCTTCGGTACCATCAAGATCGCTATTGAATGTAAAAACGTCAAATCACCCATCGATATCAAGGAGTTAAGAAACTTTCATGATAAACTCCGATCATTGGGGCTGACGAAAGGTATATTCGTCTCTACGGGAGGGTTCACATCCGAGGCCAAATCACATGCGAAAGCTCTAGGGATCGAATTATGGGACCTAGAAACTCTACAACGCAAACTCGAAGAGGTCAGGATTCAAGGCGATAAAGTTGATAACGCATTAGAAATCAAAATTTCAAAGCATGAGATAAGTAATCTTCAACACCTTTTAAATCCTAAGGAGCTTCATTTGGCAGAGTTAAAGTTAGAATTTTATCCGTACTACTTTGTGAGTTATGACTGTTTCTCACAACATAAATTGAGTGGGAATATAGTGAATATAGAGAGTAGGGGTATCGTGGTGATCGATGCCATATTTTCAAATATCGTCGATTCGATCGCCGAAGGTGTGCAACCATTCCTACCGAGGGGTATAGGGATCGCCGATCTTTCAAAGTTGGAGCCCAGATCGTTAAGTGTGACAGATCTAAAGAAAGAGTACGATTTTGATCATGTGATCATCGATCGGCCTAAACTTACACCATTCGATGCTAGAAGGTTGGCCCAACGAGAACTTGTTAAAAACCTACGTTTTGAATATAAGCATGCTAGAGGGGTTAAGGTATTGACACCATTAGTAAAAGATACCCAAATCTTAGATTGTAGGATCATCAATATCCCGATGATTTCAGCATCATTTAGAGCCAAAGAAAGGATCTATCGAAGGATCGTTCAAGGAGCTAGTAAAAAAGAGGTGCTGGATGAATCGAAATTTTGTTCGATCTGTAAACTCCCATCTATGGCAGTCTGTGAAGGTTGTGGAAGTATCGTCTGCAGAAAGCATTGGAGGCGTTGTGAATCATGTGGTAAGAACCTTTGTAGCGAGTGTGTGATTCTAAAGGGTTTGATCCTTAAGAAATATTATTGTAAAACTTGCAAAAACCCTTAA